In the Brassica napus cultivar Da-Ae chromosome A7, Da-Ae, whole genome shotgun sequence genome, one interval contains:
- the BNAA07G06890D gene encoding uncharacterized protein BNAA07G06890D — MGLVVVISLPLIFFCLLLGFGCYFLGKTRGRREIQTNPQVYGAPAPPPGATISAASSPPLFPHAKPDSSHNV, encoded by the coding sequence ATGGGTTTGGTGGTGGTTATATCTCTTCCTCTGattttcttttgtcttcttcttggaTTCGGTTGCTATTTCCTCGGCAAAACTCGCGGCCGTCGTGAGATTCAAACAAATCCTCAGGTGTACGGTGCTCCTGCCCCACCTCCCGGTGCAACCATCTCTGCCGCCTCCTCTCCGCCGTTGTTTCCTCACGCCAAGCCCGACAGTTCACACAACGTCTGA